TCGCATGCGAGATCCTTTGTTCGCCGAAATCTTCCAGCACACCAAGAAGATCAAGATGCAGCATGAGGACACGCCGAAAGGGGTCAAAGTCACTGAAACATCCGACGACCCTTACGTAGCGACCCTCATCAAGGCCCACGCCAAAGTGGTTTCCGGTTTCGTTGCCAGAGGCTTTGCCGAAGCCGCCAAGAACCACGCCGTGCCAGGTCAAAAGCCAGCAGAACCAGGCGTCAAAAGTTTCCCCAAAATCAAAAACCACGGCGGCGTCATTAGCCTGCCTGGTGCAGCCCATCAGCCTCGCTCGGGCACCAAAATTGCCGTCGATGTTACGCAGTCGTCGGAACCAAACGTATTAAATCCCGCCATTGAAAAGGTTGCTCGCTTCGTCAACTTGTACGCCGGCGGGGGTAAAGAGTCTGCGACGGTCGAAATCGCTTTGGTCTTTCATGGCGGCGCTACTCTGGCCGTGCTGAATGACGATGCTTATAAAAGTACCTACCAAACCGAAGGAAACCCGAACCTCGCCCTCTTGCGGGATCTTCACCACGCTGGGGTGCAGATGTACGTTTGTGGTCAATCACTTCATGGAAAAGGCAAGACTCCCGACGACGTAGCTGTCTTTGTCGATACGGCCGTATCGGCGTTAACGACAAACGTCAACTTGCAGTCGGATGGCTACACCTACATTCCGCTGGGCGATTAACAACCTATTGGTCGACAGAAAATACCTGCTTGTCGGCTCGACAAATATTTAAGAGGAACACCAAATGAAGATCGTCATCGTTGGCGGTGTTGCCGGGGGTGCTTCGGCAGCCGCTCGTGCGCGACGTCTGAGCGAAGAAGCCGAGATCGTTGTTATCGAACGGGGTGCACATCCGTCCTTCGCCAATTGTGGTCTTCCCTATTACGTAGGTGGCGAAATTGAATCGCGCGACAAACTGCTCGTCGCGCCGATTCAACTGCTCCGCGAACGATTGAAACTGGATGTCCGCGTCCGAAGCGAAGTGACCAAGATCGATCCGCAAGCGAAAGCCGTTACCGTTAAGGAATTGGAATCGGGCAAAGAGTACACCGAAAGCTATGACAGTCTAATCATCGCCACCGGTGCCTCCCCTTTCCGTCCCCCGCTGCCAGGGATCGACAACGAGCGAATCGTCAGCCTGCGTGACCTGAATGATGCCGATCGCATGCGGGATCTGGCCATCAATGGAGCCACCCAGGCCGTTATCGTCGGTGCCGGTTTCATTGGTATCGAAGTCGCCGAAAACCTCATTCGTCGTGGCATCAAGACGACCATTGTCGAACTAGCCAATCAAATTCTGCCCCCTTGGGATCAGGAAATGATTCTTCCGCTGCAACGGCATCTCATCGCCGAAGGGATCGACCTGCGGCTAGGGGCTTCCGCAGCGAAGTTCGAGTCTGATCAAGACAAGATCAACGTCACGATGAATGACTCTTCCGTCATCCCGGCCGACTTTGTCGTCCTGTGCATCGGCGTTCGTCCCGATAGCAAGCTGGCCGCAGAGGCTGGCATCGAGTGCGGCCCACGGGGTGGGATTCGTGTCACGAGTCAAATGGAGACCAACATTCCCGACATCTACGCGGTAGGGGATGTCGTGGAAACAAAATGTTCGATCACCGGCGATCCCATCCAGATTCCGTTGGCAGGCCCAGCGAATCGCCAAGGTCGCATCGCCGCCGATCGTATCTTCCAACGCGACTCGCAATACCGCGGCACGCAAGGAACGGCGGTCGTTGGCATGTTCGGTCAGACCGCGGCCATGACCGGCATGAGTGAAAAGGTTCTGCGTGCCAAGGGAATCTCGTACGAAAAAATTTACCTCCACCCAACCGATCACGCTGGCTACTTCCCTGGCGCAAAGCAAATGCTGATGAAGCTGTTGTTCTCGCCGGACGACGGAAAGATCCTCGGGGCACAAGCCGCCGGAACTAGCGGCGTGGACAAGCGAATGGATGTGATCGCGATGGCGATCCAAGCCGGTATGACCGTGTACGATCTGGAAGAAGCGGAACTTTGCTACGCTCCGCAGTATGGCCACGCGAAGGATCCGGTCAACATGGCTGGCTTCATCGCTTCCGGAGTTTTGCGCGGCGACCAGCCGATTATCCATGCAAGCACGCTCGCCGATGAATCTTCCGCAGGTCTGTTTATCCTGGATGTCCGCACCACAGGCGAATATGCCAAAGGGCACATCCCCGGAGCGGTAAACATTCCGATCGAAGAACTACGTGATCGAATCCAGGAAGTTCCGGCCGATAAATCCATAGCAACCTACTGCCAGGTAGGCCAACGCGGCTATCTGGCCACGCGTCTTCTGCTTCAACATGGCATGAATGCCCGCAACATCAGCGGAGGATACCGTCTGTGGAGCATCCTGGAAGATCCCAGCTAGTTGCGCTGGGCAAGCTCTTTGAGGAAACGCAAGTCGGCTTCCGATAGCACCGACAAGGGAATCGTCAACTGATTGCCCTCGGAAGTTCTTAGAACAGCCGACTTCGCGTCCCACTTGACCAATGCTGCGTCGATGTGAAATTGGCCTGACTTATCGGTCCAGGTTCGCATCGGCGTCAGCAATTCGCCGGCACCAGCGGCAGGCATTTCTCCGTTTTGTTTTTTGCCTTTAGCCACCGCAACGAGCTCAATCTGTTTGGCCACCCCTTTCGGATCTCTCACAATTAGTTTCGTACCGTCAGGCGAGAAGGCCAGTCTGGGATCGCGTAAACCTTCTTCGGCATAGACAAGCTTTTTCGCGCTGGTGTCCCATATTTCGAGGCGGTCGAAGAACAGATCGCGATTTTCATCGGCCACGGCAGACGGATAGAAAGTCGCCAGGAAGCGGCCATTTTTGCTGATAGCAATCGGACCGCCTGAGAAACGCGGCCACACGACTTGGGTGGTGCCATCCGGCTGACGCCGAACCAGGTCGTTGTCGATCTCTTTGCCGACCCCAAGCAGTGATCCATCTGGCAGAAAGCCAGCGACCCATTCAAATGTTTCCATCATTCCCAGGTCCGTACCTTGCTTGGCATCATAAGCCTGGACACTCGCTTGAGCTTGAATCGCCAAAAGCATTTCATCATCCGGCGTAAAGGCAAGCTTCCCGAAACCGCGTGAACTGCTGCAGCCCAAAAAATCGAATGCCTTCTTACCGCTTTCAAGTTCCCAAACACATGCCGCGGCGTCTTTATTCGTCGCGGCCAGACGCGTTGCATCGTTTGAAAATACCAGGTCGGTGACCACGCCCTTCAGATCGGTCCATTGCTGAAGCGGACGCAATGACCTGGCGTCCCACAGAATGACACGACCATCGTTACCGCCAGTGGCGAAGTACTTGCCTGCGGGACTGAACGCAACGCTGTTCATCCCTTTCGGATCGTCCAACAGGCTCGCGATGATCGCACCACTTTCGGCCTGCCACACGCGCACTGACCGGTTAGATTGTTCGGCCACGGTCACCACGTACTTTCCATCCGGCGAATAGGCCACGTCGGCGATACGCTCGCCTGGGCCCCCAAGTTTTTCGCGCCCGGTAATCGGCAGCGGACGAAATTCATCCTGCGCATCAGGCCGCTTCTCGTTCACTTCCTGGATACCGGCTACCTCTTTAAAGGATTGGCCCGATCCATCGAACAACACTTGAAGACACAGTCTCTTCCCTCGCGTCTTAGGCGAGCACATCGCGATCAGCCCATAATTACGGGTGTAATTCAATCGACTCAGGCTATAAGTTCCGTCCTCGGTTCGTGTCGGTGGCCCCGGATCAGAAAAAGACCAGCGATTTCGGTACTCCCAAGGAACAGGCCCCAGCGAAGTCAGTTGGCCGGTGCTTAAATCGGCTTGACGCCACTCTCTGCCGGCCAGATGAAGTATCTTCGTTCCCTCGTCGTAACAGAAGTTTCCTTCTTCATATTCAGAAAGGACCAAGGTCTTTTGTTCGTCTCCCAAGCCTCGCCGGTAAAGCCCCTGCCCCTTATTTCGACGGGCAATCATTCTCTCGCGATAAAGTTCTCCGTCGATCACCCATCCTCCGCTGAATTCACTCCACGAGGGATCCAGCACTCGAATCGTTAGATCGTCGGGATTGATGAGCAGTGGATGACTCGACAGCACCTGGCTCATGCTAAAACGCGTTAAGAAGAAGCCTCGCTCGACGACCTTTCCGTTCTCCTTGCGTACCATGGGCAACATCTCGTGCGGGCCAAATCGAATATTGAGATTATCAGCTTCGACACTATTTCTTTCCTGAGGCAGCGTTTCCTTCGCCTCGTGGAAGATTTTAACCTGGTGATCGCCGTCCGCACTGAAGGTAACATCCGCGAACCAGGTTCTCCCCACGTAACCCACGACGATCGCCCTCCCAATGCTCACTGGGGCGACCACAATCCCGAACGTCTCGGCAGACGCATCGGGTACTTCTTTCGGCGAAAGCAGCGGCAAGCCATCGGCTTGAGAAAAGTCATGCCGTTTCCCCGTTTGCGGTTCGAAGACGGCCAATTCCAGGCCCCCTTCGTCATTCAAGACCGAAGCCCAGACAAACTTTCCATCGTAGTGAAATCGACCGCCAGCATTTCGCGGTCGATCGGCTATCTTTCGTAGTCCACTGGCCTGCGAGTAGAGATAGTATGCATTGTCCGCGCTTACCAGGTCCCAATCTCCCCCCAGCGACTCGCAACCGTAGATCGTTTTCAACCCATCGAATTCGATCCGGCGAAAGGTCAAGTTATCGTTCACGGATGCGTCGGCATTGCTGCGATTGACAACCGCAACCGGGGGCTCAGGCTGAATTTCCTTTCGCAGCGACTCTGCCGCCTGACGAACGTGCGGAAGAGCTTCTGGTGAATCGATCAGCTCCTGCAGAAACGCCCTTCCTTCCAGGCTACGAATTCGCTTGGGTTGTTCCCTGGCCAGGATGTAGATACGAGCAAAGTTTTCATCGCTGGCCAGTTGCTGATACTTCAGCAGGATATTCTTGATCTCCGCGTAGCGATCCTGCGGCTTCCAATCTCGAACAATCATGTGCAGCAGTTCCGAGCTTGGCGACCAGGCCTTGGCTTCCGCTAATCCATGAACCAACTGCATCGCGATTGTCGTACGCAAGTCTTGATACGCATGGCTGTTCTGCACAAGCCTCTGGGCAACGGAGTCGGGTTGAACAAAGACGCGTAATTCGTTGATCGACGACTTATCAAACACCCTCATATGCCGAGCAGCCAGGCTGTAATGAGAGTGGTTGACCAACACTTGAATATGCTGCAACGCGTGATACTTCAGCCGAGCACTGTTCTCAATATGCTCGACCGACTGAAAAGGGAACTCTTTCAGGCGGTTTTCCACAATGGTAACCGCCTGACTGTGCATCTCAGGTTGGTCCGGCTCCAGCAGCAAACTGGCTTCGACCAGTGCCTGTGCTTCATCCCAGTTGGCCAACCGCATGAACAAGTTGGCCCGCTCGTTGAGCAGCTTTACTTCCTGCTGTGGGTCAATCGAAGCGGTCTGGATACCCTGCGACGACGCCAGTTCTTGGGCATATTTCAGCAGCACGCCGGACACCGCTTCAGGTTCAATCGTTTCATTTTTATCGTGAACGACCTTTGCCCCTTGCTGAGCCTTCAAGCTCAACCGTACGCGGCGATCGTCTCCCCTTCCCTCGTTGCGGTATTCCCCTAGCACGTAGGTGGGCAGCTTACGCTCGACGTTGGCACCGTCGGCAGCGAGATTGTATTCGTTGGTAATCGCTTTCGCTTCGTCCAGTTCCACGACCACCACCCCAGGCAAGTCAAGCAGCGTTCGCTCGAGAAGCTTGGCGTAGGTCGATCGCAAATAGTCGTATTCATAGGTCAGGTCGTCACTGACAAAAGGAGGCACGGCAAAAATATGCGGTATCGCCCCTTGTGATTTGGCAATGCCATCGCTGGCCAGTTTGACCAGCACCTCGGCATCGTTGGCCGGATCTTTTCCCAGTAGCATCTTCTGACGTACCAGGCGAATTCCTTGATTGGTTTCCGCGATCACGATCTCGGCGTACTTCTTTTGATCCTCTTCGATTGTCCGCAGAAGGACCAGCACATCCGCTTTCAACACGCCGCCGATCGAACGTCGGTCATTGCCTGACTGGGCACCGACGATCGATTGCAACCGCTGCTCATTAAGTAGTTTCTGAATCTCGGTGCGTTCCACCCACTGCGTATTCGGCAATGCCAATAGCTCTGCTTCCAACAGGCCTCCCAACGCGGATTGATCGATATCGATCAGCGCACACCGCGGCTGTTGGGCAAGTGTCACCGAGGGAGCAAGAACCAGAACAGCCCAAAGAACGAAGCGATAAGTTAACAGCATGGGATCTCTAACGGAACTTCTGCAAGTAGCTGAAAACGACGAGGGGTAAGCTTCTTCAAGCTTACCCCTTTGTTCGTCACTGGATGAGGGTCAGATGTTTTACTTCTTTTTCCCTACTTTTTATCCGCGGTCTTCACCAGTTTCGGAATCATCCGTTCGGCGATCGTGGCCGCTGCCGATTGCAGTGCCGACTTACCAGCGATCTGCTCGTTGAGATCAACGGCCACCGATGTCTGTCGATCGATAGCGATCACCTTGCCGGTCTTCGCATCGAGTGCTTTGATTTCGACGCGAGCCTTCACCGGGGCCAGGTTGCCTGCTCGGGCAGTGAACTCACTGAAGCCTTCGCCGACGATCTTGATTTCGGCCGCACCCTTCGCTCCGTCCTTGGCATCGACCACTTCAAACCCAAGCTCTTGCAGGTAGAGAGTCATTTCGGTTTCTGCAGCCGGATCGATCGTGGCGCGTCCCACGTGTCGCTCTTCAATCGAAACACTGACCACAGGCAGCTTCGCTTCGCCGATCTTTTCCTTGAGGGCCGCGATACGTTCGCTCTGAGGAACAACCTTGGGGACCAATTGCTCGGAGTTCTTGCCAATCTCTTTCACGATTTCGGCGGAAAGCGCTTCGGCCAGTTCGTCGATATCTTGATCGACCTGCCCCTTGATGCTCGCGCCGGCAACGCGACTCGTTTCGGTGCCGATAATCTTGGCCACCAGCACCAGCTTGTCGCCTGCCTGAATCACACTGCCGGTCAGAATCAACTTGGCACCGGTTAGCTGTCCCACTTGCACGGCTTCCGAGGGATTGACCAGCCCAGACACGCTGAGCTCTTGTTCCTGCAAGATCTTAGCCATGTCTTCACGATCGACCAGGTACATGGTGGGATCAACAACCAGGCTGGCAAACAGTAGGTCAGAAACCTGGGCACCGAGCCCTTTCACATCCGCGCCACGTTCCTGAAACGGGAAGATGGCGGTGGGATAGACCGCGTCCTGAGCTTTCAGCGTACCGGCCGAACAAGCGACAAGCAGGGCCAGCGTCATTCCAAATAAGAACTTTTGCATCGTGTTATTGCTCCGTAGGAGAAGAGTCAGTTTCTGAAGTTAGTTTTTCCAACAGCCGAGCCAGCAAGAAGCGTGGCGTTGGGCTGCTGTCCCAATGTTGAATCAAATCGAAACAGCAAAGTATGCATGTCCCGTCGTTGTTGAAGCGTACTTCCCACCAAGGCCAACCATCCGAGGCTTCCGCAAGATGAACCCGAAGTTGTCCTCGATGCGATTCCAATGTCACCCGATTGACCGACTGTGGCGGATCGGCCAGCGAATCAAAGTCTGGGTTCAGACGCTTATCAAGGTCACCGATGGCCTGCTTCGATGAGAACTGTACCGCTACGAGTTCTGGATACTCCTCGCGCGTCGGCCAAGGAAACTCTCCGTCAACCGGCGCGATGCAAACAACACGCACGCCACGCTGGGCCAGCTTCATCAGGTTATCGGTCAGACCTCGATTCTTACGCAGGGACGTACGGCTACCAACAATCAGCAGCCCCCCTTCAAAATCAGTCAACACGTTAGAGTTGGTGATCCGCGTGTAAGGAATCTTCGCTTCCTCGAAGCATTTGGCAGTCGCATCTTCTGGATCGTAAAGATGAATATCGAGCCCGGCGAGCCACTCACGACGATCGGTATAGGGGTCTTCGGGAAAGAGCCAAATGGGCTGTTCGTACGTGGCAAGCGGCTCGTTGTTTCCATCGACGATCGTGATCACCATCCGCGTTGCCAAGACAACTCCCTCGCGAACCGGTGGAAACTCGATGGGCAACTCGAACACACCAGGTCTACCGGCGGCCAACTGCAGTGTGTCTTCGCCGCGAGCCAGGGTTCTCGCCCCGGCGGCGTACTGCCAAAGGACTTTGCCTTGCAATGCTTCGGCGGAAACACATCGATAGGCCAGCGCCCCCTGCTGAGCACCGAAGAAGTCTGACTGCTGCGAAAGAGGCTGGATCGACGCGACTCTCTCGTCCCCTTCCGCTGCCCAGACGCACGTTACCATTACCACAGCGTACAGGATCGCCGACAGACCAGAGAAGAATCGCTTCGTGAATTGTTCAATTACCATGGTCACATTCAGCCAAAAGAAATTAACGCGGGCTCAGTTCACGGACATACTTCTGATCTTCCGGCGACAAGCGATCCAAGGGAACAAAAATCGACTGACCATCGCTAGTCTGCAACTGAACATTCTGCCCCTGCATGCTTTGAAAGGTCCCTTCCCGCTTATGCTTACCGGTGCTATCGGTCCAGGTTCGCAACGCGGGGATGGGTGGACCAAGCTGTCGCGGACTGGAATCTGTTTCGGGGATCTCCACTCTTCGCAGGCCGCCTCGATACAAGGCAATCAGCAAGGCATCCTTTTCTGGTGTGAAGACATATCCTTCGTCCAAGATACCGTCGACACTGGTTAACTTGGTTTTCGTGGTTAAATTCCACACCTCCACTCGATAGATCTCTTTCCACTCGTCGTCGATGTAGAGATCGCGAACGTAAATCGCAAGCAACTGCCCATCTTGCGAAATTGCGACGGGGTAACCGATCATGCCAGGCCACAACACCTCGGAGGTCGCATCGATCGAATTCCACTTGATGAGAGTATTGTCCGCATCGTCACCTATGCCGACCAACGAACGATCTTCCAGGTAGTCAGCAGCCCGTGCGATCGACTCAATGCTCCCCACCATAGTCCCGTCGCTGGCATTCCATGCCTCAGACGTACTATTCGACGACGTCAATAGCAGCGAATCATCCGCAGAGAATCCAACCCATTGGATTCCCATATTCTTCCGCTCTACATGGTAGAGGTGTTTTCCATCAGGAACGCTCCAAACACTGGCCGTCCGATCTCTACTAGCTACGGCTAAGCGATCATCCTTCCATGAGAAGGCCATCGCGTAGATCTCTTCCGATTGCCCCTCGCACTCGGCCAAAGGCTGAAGGGTCTTGGCATCCCAGACAATCACTCGCCCCCGTCCCCCGCCGGTGGCAAACATCCGGCCGTTATGGCTGAAGGCGACCCTTGTCATTCCTTCCGCATCACTCGGTAAATTCGCCATCAATTGACCATCTGCAGCATTCCACACTTGGATCGTCTCATTGGTCGTTTTGCTCGTCGTGACAATCCGCGTGTTATCTGGCGAGTAGGCAATACTCAAGCATCGTGGCGGACGCTGCCAAAGGTTTCGATCTTCAACGGGAAGTGATTGGACAATTGTCTTGGGCGCGGCTTGGTCCTTCTTTTCGTCTTGAACACCGTTCAGTGCTTCCTTCAGCGAAACGCCAGAACCGTCGAAAAGTACCTGGATAATACCCGACGGCCCGTCGATCTCCGAACAACTCATGATCGTGCCAAAGTTGTTGCTATCGGCGAGGACTCTCATCTGAAAGGAACCTCGTTCAAAACGGATCGGCGGCGTTTTCTCGGACGCCCCCCAATGATTGGAATAGAGCCACGGCACGGGACCGTACGACTCCAGCTTTCCATCTTTCAGTCTTCCTCGTTGCCAATCGACACCAACGACATTCACTTCGCCCGATTGATTGAAAAAGAGGTCACCTTCTCGAATATCCGGCATGGCAACTTCAGGTTTGAAATCAGGCAAACCAACACGAATCAGCCCTATAGAATTGTACGAAGGGGGTAGTGCGCCAGCATAGTAAAGAGATCCATCTCGCATAGCCTTCACGTCCTTGTCTGGACTTCGGTTGTTCCAACGAGCCTCTGAAACTCTTATGCTGAGATCTTCCGGATCAACCAGTAACGCGTGTTCCGTGGCTTTGTAAACCGGGCACCCACGGCAGATCATCACCACTTGTTTCTGCTTGTCTGATTCAGCCGGTACCGAAATCGTACGAACGGCCGTCGGTTGAAATGCCAGGTCGATGTTTCGCCAGTCAACCTCTTGATCTGTGGTCGTGTTGACCTCTTTGGCCTCGTGGAACACTTTGACTTGATGCTTTCCTTCCGGACTAAAGCGAACATCGGCCAGCCAGGTTCGTCCGATTGCACCAACGACAATCGCACGACCTTCGGCAACCGTCGTCAACGACACCGTTGGAGAAACATAGCTGGTACCGGGAATTTCATCAGGGGCCAAGAGAGGCAATCCATCCGCCTTGGTCAGCTGCATGGCGTCTCCGCTGACAGGATCAAACACCCATACCTGAGCAGCTTGCCGATTAACCGCAGCAGCAACCCAAACATACTTGCCGTCGTAATCGACCTTTTGAATGAATGTGTTGCGAGGTGCTTGCCAAACATAACGCAGCCCGGTCTCTTGCGAGAAGAGAAACAATCCCGCGTTGTTATACAG
The Blastopirellula marina genome window above contains:
- a CDS encoding DsrE family protein; protein product: MNGILSRFLLVLLLSAVWCASVDAQGFGRGRMGRGPGQGQGQGPGQGPGPGQGQGQGPGRGQGPGHGHDDQHAVDMEVFHYLLENHEKIRRTVKELDNGVETLTESDDPSVAAHIKTHVEQMTVRVEKPSPIRMRDPLFAEIFQHTKKIKMQHEDTPKGVKVTETSDDPYVATLIKAHAKVVSGFVARGFAEAAKNHAVPGQKPAEPGVKSFPKIKNHGGVISLPGAAHQPRSGTKIAVDVTQSSEPNVLNPAIEKVARFVNLYAGGGKESATVEIALVFHGGATLAVLNDDAYKSTYQTEGNPNLALLRDLHHAGVQMYVCGQSLHGKGKTPDDVAVFVDTAVSALTTNVNLQSDGYTYIPLGD
- a CDS encoding FAD-dependent oxidoreductase, which encodes MKIVIVGGVAGGASAAARARRLSEEAEIVVIERGAHPSFANCGLPYYVGGEIESRDKLLVAPIQLLRERLKLDVRVRSEVTKIDPQAKAVTVKELESGKEYTESYDSLIIATGASPFRPPLPGIDNERIVSLRDLNDADRMRDLAINGATQAVIVGAGFIGIEVAENLIRRGIKTTIVELANQILPPWDQEMILPLQRHLIAEGIDLRLGASAAKFESDQDKINVTMNDSSVIPADFVVLCIGVRPDSKLAAEAGIECGPRGGIRVTSQMETNIPDIYAVGDVVETKCSITGDPIQIPLAGPANRQGRIAADRIFQRDSQYRGTQGTAVVGMFGQTAAMTGMSEKVLRAKGISYEKIYLHPTDHAGYFPGAKQMLMKLLFSPDDGKILGAQAAGTSGVDKRMDVIAMAIQAGMTVYDLEEAELCYAPQYGHAKDPVNMAGFIASGVLRGDQPIIHASTLADESSAGLFILDVRTTGEYAKGHIPGAVNIPIEELRDRIQEVPADKSIATYCQVGQRGYLATRLLLQHGMNARNISGGYRLWSILEDPS
- a CDS encoding SHD1 domain-containing protein — its product is MLLTYRFVLWAVLVLAPSVTLAQQPRCALIDIDQSALGGLLEAELLALPNTQWVERTEIQKLLNEQRLQSIVGAQSGNDRRSIGGVLKADVLVLLRTIEEDQKKYAEIVIAETNQGIRLVRQKMLLGKDPANDAEVLVKLASDGIAKSQGAIPHIFAVPPFVSDDLTYEYDYLRSTYAKLLERTLLDLPGVVVVELDEAKAITNEYNLAADGANVERKLPTYVLGEYRNEGRGDDRRVRLSLKAQQGAKVVHDKNETIEPEAVSGVLLKYAQELASSQGIQTASIDPQQEVKLLNERANLFMRLANWDEAQALVEASLLLEPDQPEMHSQAVTIVENRLKEFPFQSVEHIENSARLKYHALQHIQVLVNHSHYSLAARHMRVFDKSSINELRVFVQPDSVAQRLVQNSHAYQDLRTTIAMQLVHGLAEAKAWSPSSELLHMIVRDWKPQDRYAEIKNILLKYQQLASDENFARIYILAREQPKRIRSLEGRAFLQELIDSPEALPHVRQAAESLRKEIQPEPPVAVVNRSNADASVNDNLTFRRIEFDGLKTIYGCESLGGDWDLVSADNAYYLYSQASGLRKIADRPRNAGGRFHYDGKFVWASVLNDEGGLELAVFEPQTGKRHDFSQADGLPLLSPKEVPDASAETFGIVVAPVSIGRAIVVGYVGRTWFADVTFSADGDHQVKIFHEAKETLPQERNSVEADNLNIRFGPHEMLPMVRKENGKVVERGFFLTRFSMSQVLSSHPLLINPDDLTIRVLDPSWSEFSGGWVIDGELYRERMIARRNKGQGLYRRGLGDEQKTLVLSEYEEGNFCYDEGTKILHLAGREWRQADLSTGQLTSLGPVPWEYRNRWSFSDPGPPTRTEDGTYSLSRLNYTRNYGLIAMCSPKTRGKRLCLQVLFDGSGQSFKEVAGIQEVNEKRPDAQDEFRPLPITGREKLGGPGERIADVAYSPDGKYVVTVAEQSNRSVRVWQAESGAIIASLLDDPKGMNSVAFSPAGKYFATGGNDGRVILWDARSLRPLQQWTDLKGVVTDLVFSNDATRLAATNKDAAACVWELESGKKAFDFLGCSSSRGFGKLAFTPDDEMLLAIQAQASVQAYDAKQGTDLGMMETFEWVAGFLPDGSLLGVGKEIDNDLVRRQPDGTTQVVWPRFSGGPIAISKNGRFLATFYPSAVADENRDLFFDRLEIWDTSAKKLVYAEEGLRDPRLAFSPDGTKLIVRDPKGVAKQIELVAVAKGKKQNGEMPAAGAGELLTPMRTWTDKSGQFHIDAALVKWDAKSAVLRTSEGNQLTIPLSVLSEADLRFLKELAQRN
- a CDS encoding CsgG/HfaB family protein, whose protein sequence is MQKFLFGMTLALLVACSAGTLKAQDAVYPTAIFPFQERGADVKGLGAQVSDLLFASLVVDPTMYLVDREDMAKILQEQELSVSGLVNPSEAVQVGQLTGAKLILTGSVIQAGDKLVLVAKIIGTETSRVAGASIKGQVDQDIDELAEALSAEIVKEIGKNSEQLVPKVVPQSERIAALKEKIGEAKLPVVSVSIEERHVGRATIDPAAETEMTLYLQELGFEVVDAKDGAKGAAEIKIVGEGFSEFTARAGNLAPVKARVEIKALDAKTGKVIAIDRQTSVAVDLNEQIAGKSALQSAAATIAERMIPKLVKTADKK
- a CDS encoding SHD1 domain-containing protein; this encodes MRYRHYVSLFAVVLLAAILLDPCFAQAAPPEETSQPLRCALIDVDQSALAGLVEAELITRPSEEWLERTEINRLLEEKQLQLLLAAGAGDDRVALGQTLKADVLVMLRTSKEPQKTTIELVVAETNQGLRLLTQSFVLGENLEEHSAALVELIDQAIRKARQEIRQVFAVPPFVSDDLTYEYDYLKSSYAKLLEQSLLDSPGVLIVELEEAQAIASELTLTSEAGTIKRRLPIYLLGQFRNEGKGETHKVRITLSVQQGSKELDKQQAELAPDAVAEFLRESARKVAETQGIESIVFAPAVEAEQLNKRSQQFARLGNWAEALGLIEASLMLYPDQPEIHSEAIKLAGQLAGTYNGDKLEELAKVLGLRRRSLSHLGVLIANYPPEHSRQHFFLLYFNIGTSLKSHDASSPLLDEQIELGKEYQGEKRRLATKLAEKFAEVGDWRSSATLTRNMVHVMMPAEGYAELTNKILQYQDRPGVSSMVRAYAHGGSTVDVLRSIEGRRFLNALLVHVDANEQVKQTAKELLDAIGIEQKKEHVQTTGDPENETRLTFRRVELAYQTKSGHDQKLNWMEGCVPLKNGIDALYNNAGLFLFSQETGLRYVWQAPRNTFIQKVDYDGKYVWVAAAVNRQAAQVWVFDPVSGDAMQLTKADGLPLLAPDEIPGTSYVSPTVSLTTVAEGRAIVVGAIGRTWLADVRFSPEGKHQVKVFHEAKEVNTTTDQEVDWRNIDLAFQPTAVRTISVPAESDKQKQVVMICRGCPVYKATEHALLVDPEDLSIRVSEARWNNRSPDKDVKAMRDGSLYYAGALPPSYNSIGLIRVGLPDFKPEVAMPDIREGDLFFNQSGEVNVVGVDWQRGRLKDGKLESYGPVPWLYSNHWGASEKTPPIRFERGSFQMRVLADSNNFGTIMSCSEIDGPSGIIQVLFDGSGVSLKEALNGVQDEKKDQAAPKTIVQSLPVEDRNLWQRPPRCLSIAYSPDNTRIVTTSKTTNETIQVWNAADGQLMANLPSDAEGMTRVAFSHNGRMFATGGGRGRVIVWDAKTLQPLAECEGQSEEIYAMAFSWKDDRLAVASRDRTASVWSVPDGKHLYHVERKNMGIQWVGFSADDSLLLTSSNSTSEAWNASDGTMVGSIESIARAADYLEDRSLVGIGDDADNTLIKWNSIDATSEVLWPGMIGYPVAISQDGQLLAIYVRDLYIDDEWKEIYRVEVWNLTTKTKLTSVDGILDEGYVFTPEKDALLIALYRGGLRRVEIPETDSSPRQLGPPIPALRTWTDSTGKHKREGTFQSMQGQNVQLQTSDGQSIFVPLDRLSPEDQKYVRELSPR